In a genomic window of Shouchella clausii:
- a CDS encoding TAXI family TRAP transporter solute-binding subunit — protein MKKRLLLLLFVCSFIMLASCNNKDYQYFSIATASTGGTYYPIGVGMGNLWTEELMDQGIRATGQSSAGSVENIDLLQKGEAQLAILQGLIGDQAFNGTGIYEGRVYEDLRSITFLWPNVEHFVLQNSQIETGTIADIEGKSFSVGPQASGTEQSTLAIMRGIDLTTADIQPEYLGYDDTISAMRDGRLHGGSLPAGVPVTAITDMYASGVRADVLDVSDEQLESINQSANVFFRYIIPAGTYPRKEEDIHTIAQSNFLATDKEQDEEMVYLLTKTLYENLDFMYEVHSSAREMSLDTALNGVSVPLHPGAYKYYQEQGVDIPDELRPPEL, from the coding sequence ATGAAAAAGCGACTGTTATTGTTATTATTCGTATGTTCTTTCATTATGCTCGCTTCCTGTAACAACAAAGATTATCAGTATTTTTCGATTGCAACCGCTTCCACTGGTGGGACGTATTATCCGATTGGTGTTGGCATGGGGAATCTATGGACAGAAGAACTAATGGACCAAGGGATCCGGGCAACGGGGCAGTCTTCTGCTGGATCAGTCGAAAATATTGACTTGTTACAGAAGGGAGAAGCACAACTTGCGATTTTACAAGGATTAATTGGCGATCAAGCATTCAACGGGACGGGAATCTATGAAGGCCGGGTCTATGAAGACTTGCGTTCGATCACATTCCTCTGGCCGAATGTGGAACACTTTGTTTTGCAAAACAGCCAAATCGAAACGGGGACGATTGCCGATATTGAAGGGAAAAGCTTCTCTGTAGGGCCACAGGCAAGCGGCACGGAACAGTCAACATTAGCGATTATGCGTGGTATTGACCTGACAACGGCTGACATTCAGCCAGAATACCTTGGCTACGATGATACCATTTCGGCGATGCGTGATGGACGATTACATGGAGGTTCTTTGCCGGCCGGTGTGCCCGTTACGGCGATTACAGATATGTATGCTAGTGGCGTGCGTGCCGATGTCCTTGATGTTTCCGATGAGCAACTTGAATCCATTAATCAGTCTGCCAATGTGTTTTTTCGCTATATCATTCCTGCTGGCACCTATCCGAGAAAAGAGGAAGATATTCATACCATTGCACAGTCGAACTTTCTCGCCACGGATAAAGAGCAAGATGAAGAGATGGTTTACTTGTTAACGAAAACATTGTACGAAAACCTTGATTTTATGTATGAAGTTCATAGTTCAGCTCGGGAAATGTCCTTAGATACCGCATTAAATGGTGTGTCAGTCCCCCTTCATCCAGGTGCTTATAAGTACTATCAAGAACAAGGCGTCGACATCCCTGACGAATTACGCCCACCTGAACTATAG